A part of Gambusia affinis linkage group LG21, SWU_Gaff_1.0, whole genome shotgun sequence genomic DNA contains:
- the psme1 gene encoding proteasome activator complex subunit 1, producing MASPGIQLESKKQVDDFCQNLSKEAEQLLSKFFPEKIEQLQMLLKTSFSCDDLASLKAPLDIPIPDPAKEEAKRKKKEEKEAKEGKKDKDSDKEEEDSGPPCGPICSNERVESLLNEVKPEIQTLKEKLNTVSMWVQLQIPRIEDGNNFGVAVQEKVFELLTNTRTKIEAFQTQISKYYSERGDAVAKASKQPHVGDYRQLVHELDQYQYRELRLVVLDIRNTYAVLFDIINKNYDKIKKPRGDGKALIY from the exons ATGGCTTCTCCGGGTATTCAACTCGAGTCGAAGAAACAG gtgGATGACTTCTGTCAAAATCTTTCCAAGGag GCAGAGCAGCTGCTGTCCAAATTTTTTCCTGAGAAGATTGAACAGCTGCAGATGCTCCTGAAG ACATCTTTCAGCTGCGATGACCTGGCTTCCCTGAAGGCTCCACTGGACATCCCAATCCCAGATCCGGCCAAAGAGGAGGCCAAGCgcaagaagaaggaggag AAAGAGGCGAAGGAAGGGAAGAAGGACAAGGACAGCgataaagaggaggaggattCAG GGCCTCCTTGCGGTCCCATCTGCAGCAACGAGAGAGTGGAGAGTCTCTTGAACGAGGTCAAACCTGAGATCCAGACTCTGAAGGAGAAGCTCAACACA GTGTCAATGTGGGTGCAGCTGCAGATCCCCAGGATTGAAGATGGCAACAACTTTGGAGTGGCTGTACAG GAGAAAGTGTTTGAGCTGCTGACCAACACACGCACCAAGATCGAAGCATTCCAGACTCAGATTTCAAA GTATTACAGTGAGAGAGGCGACGCTGTGGCCAAGGCCTCCAAGCAACCCCACGTG GGAGACTACAGACAGCTGGTTCACGAGCTGGACCAGTATCAGTACAGAGAGCTTCGCCTGGTGGTCTTGGACATCCGCAACACATAC GCGGTGCTGTTTGACATCATTAACAAGAACTACGACAAGATTAAGAAGCCCAGGGGAGACGGGAAAGCTCTCATCTACTGA